In one window of Nicotiana tabacum cultivar K326 chromosome 12, ASM71507v2, whole genome shotgun sequence DNA:
- the LOC107770208 gene encoding CASP-like protein PIMP1 — translation MSNLPQYNFDEKFSSSSNKLPLITLGARVITLVCLLVSWAVLQTSAVTLKDGDKLNYDHYRSYSYTLFAVIAGVVYSILHIPFAIYFLITKKRLISHKVFRVIEFYCDKIILCLLATGAAAMLGATMDLLRIRYENDNSKKHDFLNLMFIPAAFLLAGFVGSGISSVLSSFSLHKE, via the exons ATGTCTAATTTACCACAGTATAACTTTGATGAAAAGTTTTCCTCTTCATCAAATAAACTACCATTAATTACATTAGGTGCGAGGGTGATAACCTTAGTTTGTCTTCTGGTATCATGGGCAGTGTTGCAGACAAGTGCAGTTACTTTAAAAGATGGAGACAAACTTAACTATGATCATTATCGTTCCTACAG CTATACGTTATTTGCTGTGATAGCAGGAGTTGTTTACAGTATATTGCACATTCCTTTTGCAATATATTTCCTCATAACAAAGAAGCGTTTGATAAGTCACAAGGTCTTTCGCGTGATTGAATTCTACTGTGATAAG ATTATACTTTGCCTACTAGCAACTGGAGCTGCTGCAATGTTAGGTGCAACCATGGATTTACTGAGAATTCGTTATGAAAATGACAACTCCAAAAAACATGACTTCTTGAACCTGATGTTCATTCCAGCAGCATTCCTTTTGGCTGGATTTGTGGGCTCTGGAATATCTTCTGTCTTATCATCCTTTAGTCTCCATAAAGAATGA